One segment of Maridesulfovibrio ferrireducens DNA contains the following:
- a CDS encoding LysE/ArgO family amino acid transporter — MSMILPYMQGFGTGGGLIVAIGAQNAFVLTQSIKKNHHLKICLVCALCDAVLITLGVLGTGDFVASHPMWLKPAAWGGAAFLAWCGFSSFRSAINGGKLESDEETVTGVRPIIMMTFAITLLNPHVYLDTIVMLGSISGQYSGEARYFFGFGAVTASFIWFYTLGFGGRALAPLFRKPVTWRILDSLVGVTMWAIAFSLGAKAMSV, encoded by the coding sequence ATGTCTATGATACTACCATATATGCAGGGATTCGGGACCGGGGGAGGGCTGATTGTTGCTATCGGTGCTCAGAATGCCTTTGTGCTGACTCAGAGCATCAAAAAGAATCATCATCTGAAAATTTGTTTGGTGTGTGCGCTGTGCGATGCTGTGTTGATTACACTTGGCGTGCTTGGAACAGGTGATTTTGTTGCTTCTCATCCTATGTGGCTTAAACCTGCCGCGTGGGGCGGAGCTGCCTTTCTTGCGTGGTGCGGATTTAGTTCTTTCCGTTCAGCAATAAATGGCGGCAAGCTTGAAAGTGATGAGGAGACTGTCACGGGAGTACGCCCAATCATTATGATGACTTTTGCGATAACCTTACTTAATCCGCATGTATATTTGGATACGATAGTAATGCTCGGTTCCATCAGCGGCCAGTATTCAGGCGAAGCTCGATATTTCTTCGGTTTTGGAGCTGTGACAGCATCATTTATCTGGTTTTACACCCTTGGATTTGGAGGGCGTGCGTTAGCTCCTTTATTTAGAAAGCCTGTGACTTGGCGTATACTGGATAGCCTTGTAGGCGTGACCATGTGGGCGATAGCGTTCAGTCTTGGTGCAAAAGCTATGAGTGTATAG
- a CDS encoding phosphatidylserine decarboxylase family protein codes for MKKLLFKTGIFAVFLAILLVLSAQSSFADVSKETTPYRVGKWLPSDQQVLNDWRADIISQTDGSSKVVLLPVIQEFKDLIESDPELFMLFTEMFKQVPHKPPYDKDPTGKPQVRDYNHMLRLINAIMTRAPEFNKTGLVGFPINAILDWPMGTSAGTAAFLNDKVNRQLKKILTQWAVFLGSQDSRYVLSDDPENGWFGRDAKKAMPTFAKDFICDPKKPYYGFTSWDDFFTRVFREGRRPVAAPDDDYVISNSCESAPYRLVENVKLRDNFWIKAQPYSLTHMMGDEELAKQFAGGTVYQAFLSALSYHRWHSPVSGKIVKVQNIDGSYYAEAQSLGFDPSGPNESQGYITQVAARALVLIEADNPDIGLMGVMFVGMAEVSSNEVTVYEGQHVKKGDQLGMFHFGGSTHTLIFRPGVKLEFDLHGQKPGLHSSNIPVRSKIATVKKTKK; via the coding sequence ATGAAAAAACTTTTGTTTAAAACCGGCATTTTTGCAGTTTTTCTAGCGATTTTATTGGTGTTATCGGCGCAATCTTCTTTTGCAGATGTGTCGAAAGAGACAACCCCTTACCGGGTGGGAAAGTGGCTACCTTCTGATCAGCAGGTATTGAATGACTGGCGAGCTGATATTATTAGTCAGACGGATGGTTCCAGCAAGGTTGTCTTGCTTCCTGTTATTCAGGAATTTAAAGATTTGATTGAGAGCGACCCTGAACTTTTCATGCTCTTTACTGAAATGTTTAAGCAGGTTCCCCACAAGCCTCCTTATGACAAAGATCCTACCGGCAAACCGCAGGTCAGAGATTATAACCATATGTTGCGACTTATAAACGCCATTATGACGCGTGCTCCTGAATTCAACAAAACAGGGCTGGTTGGATTCCCGATCAATGCTATTTTAGACTGGCCTATGGGAACTTCTGCCGGGACTGCTGCTTTTCTGAATGATAAGGTTAACCGGCAGCTTAAGAAAATTTTGACTCAGTGGGCTGTGTTTCTTGGTTCACAGGATTCACGTTACGTTTTGAGTGATGATCCTGAAAATGGCTGGTTCGGACGTGATGCAAAAAAAGCAATGCCGACTTTTGCAAAGGACTTTATCTGCGATCCGAAGAAACCGTATTACGGTTTTACTTCATGGGATGACTTTTTCACACGTGTCTTTCGTGAAGGCCGCCGTCCAGTGGCGGCCCCTGACGATGATTATGTCATAAGTAATTCCTGTGAATCCGCACCGTATAGACTGGTTGAAAATGTTAAGTTGCGCGATAATTTCTGGATCAAGGCGCAGCCTTATTCCCTTACACATATGATGGGTGATGAGGAACTTGCTAAACAGTTTGCCGGAGGAACAGTCTATCAGGCTTTTTTGAGTGCTCTCAGTTACCACCGCTGGCATAGTCCTGTGAGTGGAAAAATCGTGAAAGTTCAGAACATAGACGGTTCATACTACGCAGAAGCTCAGAGTCTCGGCTTTGATCCTTCCGGCCCTAATGAATCTCAAGGATATATCACGCAGGTTGCTGCCAGAGCATTGGTTCTGATAGAAGCTGACAATCCGGATATCGGCTTGATGGGAGTAATGTTTGTCGGCATGGCAGAAGTTTCATCTAATGAAGTTACTGTCTATGAAGGGCAGCATGTGAAAAAGGGTGATCAACTGGGCATGTTTCACTTTGGAGGCTCCACGCATACTCTTATTTTCAGGCCGGGTGTGAAACTTGAGTTTGATCTGCACGGTCAGAAACCGGGACTGCATTCTAGTAATATTCCTGTAAGATCAAAAATTGCGACGGTAAAGAAGACGAAGAAGTAG
- a CDS encoding AzlD family protein: MISLTSENAFLAIGLASLATYLMRAGGLLLAGYLPTGGRIGRALTALPGTILISLAAPGFFSEGIVGFTGGLITIAVAFKTKNVFIAMLAGMLVVAIGRHMV; this comes from the coding sequence TTGATCTCTTTAACCTCTGAAAACGCTTTTCTCGCAATTGGACTCGCCTCGCTGGCAACATATTTAATGCGTGCCGGAGGATTGCTTCTTGCCGGATACTTACCCACCGGAGGACGCATAGGAAGAGCCTTAACCGCCCTCCCCGGAACTATACTCATATCTCTTGCTGCTCCCGGTTTTTTTTCAGAAGGAATTGTGGGGTTTACGGGCGGTTTGATAACCATTGCAGTCGCATTCAAAACCAAAAATGTATTTATTGCTATGCTGGCAGGAATGCTTGTTGTCGCCATAGGCAGACATATGGTATAA
- a CDS encoding AzlC family ABC transporter permease, producing the protein MNGFMNGVRANIPLTPSVIAYSSVLGVLAAQKSIAWTYIMALNVFMFAGSAQFVMVDMWADPLPVTEMAIAATIVNMRYILIAASLKDLFAGQGLLRRMSIMHFVADENWAMTMVAARKGQADIFHLLGGGMFLMLVWSCGTMAGMSLGGIIPDPQVLALDFAFTAVFTALAVSLWQGRQDVLPWMVAITASVLTEHFVPGKWYILVGGVSGAACAAFTAPQREKA; encoded by the coding sequence TTTATGAATGGAGTCCGAGCCAATATACCTCTTACACCCAGCGTTATTGCATACAGCTCTGTACTTGGCGTTCTAGCTGCACAAAAATCCATTGCCTGGACCTATATAATGGCACTTAATGTTTTCATGTTTGCCGGATCTGCCCAATTCGTAATGGTGGATATGTGGGCTGACCCGCTACCCGTAACGGAAATGGCTATCGCAGCAACAATTGTAAACATGCGCTACATACTCATCGCAGCCTCACTTAAAGACTTATTTGCCGGACAAGGATTGCTGCGCCGAATGAGCATCATGCATTTTGTGGCCGACGAAAACTGGGCCATGACCATGGTTGCTGCGCGCAAAGGCCAAGCTGATATTTTCCACCTTCTCGGAGGCGGAATGTTTCTGATGCTGGTCTGGAGCTGTGGAACCATGGCGGGCATGTCTCTGGGAGGAATTATACCCGACCCGCAAGTGCTTGCTCTGGACTTCGCCTTCACCGCAGTATTCACAGCTCTGGCTGTTTCCTTATGGCAAGGCAGACAGGATGTGCTCCCGTGGATGGTCGCCATAACAGCCTCAGTTCTCACCGAACACTTCGTGCCCGGCAAATGGTACATACTGGTGGGCGGCGTATCAGGAGCAGCATGTGCTGCTTTCACAGCACCACAAAGGGAGAAAGCTTGA